The Biomphalaria glabrata chromosome 1, xgBioGlab47.1, whole genome shotgun sequence sequence GTTACTTGCACTGTTTTCTACACTGTTATTTTGCAGTGTCTTGCACTGTTCCTTTAGACGTATTCCCTAGAACTGCTCCTTTGTAATGTTCCCCTAACTTGTTCCCTCGATCGTGTTCCTTTTGACACTTTAGTATCAGCATATTGCAAGATTTCTTTAAAATCCAACGACCTGAGGGTTGAGTGCTAGGGTTTACGCCTAACAGATTGAAAGACTTTGGGTCGATCTAACGGCTGGAGAGAGGTCCTGCGACGTTTCCTTGGACTGGAGGTTGTAGATGGTCACTTCCTTTTCATCCTTAGAACCTTACTTGGACATTGTGCTGGTCAGTACTCCTATTATTTCTTGGATGGCTAAGACCACAAGTGATTAGAAGCAATGATTCAAAAAATAGGGTTTGGAAACGTTGGCGTACTTGTGTTTTCTTTGGACGAAGAATCCAGACCATCTTTTTGGTAACGCAgaagtttaattaattaacgtgatttttatttttgagtggggtctatttttttctgttaagtTTAATTATACTTTAATATTTTGCGGATTTACTTGTTCCATTTTGGAATTGAGTAAAAGTCATACCGAGAGACAAGAGAAACGTGAACTAACCAAAGCAAGGAACAAGAAGAAAGGTAGAGAACGTAGAAAAGAGGCGGGAAAGGagaaatgacagagagagacacagacagacagtgggcgatagagagagagagagtaagttggtgagagagagagagtgagttagtgagagatagagagtgaaATAGAGAGGGAGAGTTAATTAAAGATAGAGTTAATGATATAGAGGCAGAGTGAGAGAAAGATTgcgagagacatagagagagaaatagagaaggagagagagaaatagagggggagagaaagggagagagaggttgagagagagaggaagttagtgatagagagagaatgacagagtgtgagaatgagagagagagataaagagagagagattagcaACTGTTTAAACATATCCTTCAGTATGTCAAATTGTTCCCCTCTGTAACAAAACTGAGGTCGTCAATGTCTGTATATGTTTCATCGCCTCTGACATGCCACGTCATGTAAACACACTCTGTCAAAGGTGTACGAACAAATTGAACCGTGTGGGCACAGCTGTACGGAGAACACAGGGGCCGCGTTGGGCTCCATTCACACTCTGGCACCCTTCTTTTAACACCCATTTCTTCCTTCTCCTCCCCGTAATCCTCGATCTGTTGGTGTGACCTTCACCCTTATCTTTGAATACATCTATCGGACTTTCATCTCCATTATCTTGAAATAAAATCACCTGACCTTCATTAACTCACTCTTGTCTATATTTCTGTGAATATCATTAAATTAGAAACTCTGACTTGACTTCAAAATTTCAGGTTTGACATTTCGCTAACTAGTCTAGTCATATGGTTAACAGTACGTCCTGTTGTCCGCTGAGGGTCtattcagggccggccttaggacACTGCTACTGAATGTGTCTCATTGTCTCGTGGCTCTACTGAACCTGTCTTGTTGTCTCGTGGCTCTACTGAACCTGTCTTGTTGTCTCGTGGCTCTACTGAACCTGTCTTGTTGTCTCGTGGCTCTACTGAACCTGTCTTGTTGTCTCGTGACTCTACTGAACCTGTCTTGTTGTCTCGTGGCTCTACTGAACCTGTCTTGTTGTCTCGTGGCTCTACTGAACCTGTCTTGTTGTCTCGTGGCTCTACTGAACCTGTCTTGTCTCGTGGCTCTACTGAACCTGTCTTGTCTCGTGGCACTACTGAACATGTCTTGTTGTTTCGTGGCTCTACTGAACCTGTCTTGTTGTCTCGTGGCTCTACTGAACCTGTCTTGTTGTCTCGTGGCTCTACTGAACCTGTCTTGTTGTCTCGTGGCTCTACTGAACTTGTCTTGTTGTCTCGTGGCTCTACTGAACCTGTCTTGTTGTCTCGTGGCTCTACTGAACTTGTCTTGTTGTCTCGTGGCTCTACTGAACCTGTCTTGTTGTCTCGTGGCTCTACTGAACCTGTCTTGTCTCGTGGCTCTACTGAACTTGTCTTGTTGTCTCGTGGCTCTACTGAACCTGTCTTGTCTCGTGGCTCTACTGAACCTGTCTTGTTGTCTCGTGGCTCTACTGAACCTGTCTTGTTGTCTCGTGGCTCTACTGAACTTGTCTTGTTGTCTCGTGGCTCTACTGAACCTGTCTTGTCTCGTGGCTCTACTGAACTTGTCTTGTTGTCTCGTGGCTCTACTGAACCTGTCTTGTTGTCTCGTGGCTCTACTGAACCTGTCTTGTCTCGTGGCTCTACTGAACTTGTCTTGTTGTCTCGTGGCTCTACTGAACCTGTCTTGTCTCGTGGCTCTACTGAACCTGTCTTGTTGTTTCGTGGCTCTACTGAACCTGTCTTGTTGTCTCGTGGCTCTACTGAACCTGTCTTGTTGTCTCGTGGCTCTACTGAACTTGTCTTGTTGTCTCGTGGCTCTACTGAACCTGTCTTGTTGTCTCGTGGCTCTACTGAACTTGTCTTGTTGTCTCGTGGCTCTACTGAACCTGTCTTGTTGTCTCGTGGCTCTACTGAACCTGTCTTGTCTCGTGGCTCTACTGAACTTGTCTTGTTGTCTCGTGGCTCTACTGAACCTGTCTTGTCTCGTGGCTCTACTGAACCTGTCTTGTTGTCTCGTGGCTCTACTGAACCTGTCTTGTTGTCTCGTGGCTCTACTGAACCTGTCTTGTCTCGTGGCTCTACTGAACCTGTCTTGTTGTCTCGTGGCTCTACTGAACCTGTCTTGTCTCGTGGCTCTACTGAACCTGTCTTGTCTCGTGGCTCTACTGAACTTGTCTTATGGtcaaaagaaattataaaaacgAAATTTTCCACATCCCTCTCgctctatttctctgtgttttactgtctgtctgtctgtctctccaaCTCCAATATGTCTCTGTGCTTGTGTCTTTCTTTGCTTagttataatgtaaaaaaaaatctgaacttttttgttgtattaattAACACTAGTGTCTAAGCCCATATAATTGTttccatacatttttttaaatccaatgtTAAGTTTCTTTTGTGTTGTGCTCTTGAATTCAACCTCCTAACCTGTAACACGGTCTGTCTGTTTAGAAAACTCAACCAAACaccatatttttttagtttccaGTTTAATCCCCAGACTCTGTCGGTGTCACAGGCACCGTCTGTATTTCTCAATGTCAACCAGCAAGTGATTTATTTCTTGCTCAATGATTATTTTGTGGACTCCCTGGAAGTTTGGGCCAGACAGTGTACACTTTCATTTACATTCAAATCGTTTCTTAAAAACTTtgtgcttgtttgtttgtttgtttgtttgtctgtttgctTTGTAGATATTTCTTTAACATTTGAATACGTTTGGGTTTGTTAGTAATTAAAAGAGAAACTATTTAAATAGACCTATTTGAAATCAGTAGTCCTGCTCCATACCTGAGTGGTGACCAGTTTTATTGACTACTATGATACAGAAGCGAAAGCTGCTATTACTTCTAATGATTCTGTCGCGACGATtccactgcccccccccccccacacttcTTGTATTCTGTTCTACTTGTTTATGAAGTTCCTTCAGATTGGAAGATTTTTATTGTCTAGTCCAAATCTTCCGCAAGACGGCTGGGAATAGTGGTGGGGTTGGAACATGGGACCATCAAGACGGAGGTCCAAAGTGTATACAACACAACCAGGTAGCTTCTTCACAGTTTTCATTATCGACAATACATCTGTTATATCTAATGCTTACTTCTACGACCCGCAATGACGTCTGTAGAGTGCTGTCTTTATCGCCATAGCTCTTAGTACTTCTTTCAGATTGGTCTGGGAgggatccaagcagatgtaaatttATTTCATCCCTATTACTGATTGCTCGTGTCTCTTCGACTCTAGTCACTCGAGCTAGAGCTGAGGtcgaaggccgagtacaccgtAGACCTCTCCCATATTTCTTCTCTGTACCACATTAGTCGAGTTGGTATCCGTCATCAAACAGGCCCTTGAGGAACGTTTGGGGCTCTCTTCCATCCACGCCAATGCAATGGATTGGTCCTTAGACACTCTAACGacagttttgttttgcttcctTATTGGCCTTATCGTCTTTTGACCATTTCCACCCGGACGACGCTTTGAGGCTGAGAAGCGTTCCCCTGGCCTATGTACTTTTTTCACTGCCTTTTGTACCTAACTAGTTCTGTTTGATTGAGTTAGTACATTCCACTGTTTCTTGTACCTAACTAGTTATGTTTGATTAAGTTACTACATTGCACTGTCTATTGTACCTGACCATTTCTGTATGATTGAGGTAGTACATTCCGCTGCCTCTTGTaccttgttttgtttgattgagGTACTACATTCCGCTGCCTCTTGAAACTCACCAGTTCTGTTTGATTGAGGCAGTATATTGCACGCGATTACCTCCCTTGTATCCTCTTGCTAGCTCTACTACGAAGATTTGAATAATACGACCATCTGTATACACCTCGCTGTTTGCAGCTTATCAATTAATGATACTCATCACCACTCACGCTACGGACAAGCTCGTAGATCACTGTCGGCAGTTGGCGATCTCTCAGGTCAAAGTGTGCTGATGGCTTCATCTAGTCGTTCAGTATCGAACTTCCGTTTttgattacccccccccctttttttctttgtttcctacTTTTGTTTACGTCATGCAATAGACAGGTGAGCAAAGCTTTGAATACACCGCATCATTTCTCCCCTTGCTGGGATCAGAGCTCCTGACATTTACGATCTCACACGATATTTAGATTTCAGTCTTTATGTTTTAACCTCTAGCATTTCACAAGTATAAATAAGAGTTGCTGTTCTTTGTGAAGTCATTGGATAACAAAAGTAACAAAGTACCAAAAGTGTGAGACAGATATTTACACTTTTTTCTCAATGCGTAACGTTAgatgtcttcctcttcttcgtCCTCATTGTTGTGTTGTAAGTTCATGTAACTTTATCTGAGATGCACTGCGAGgtagtttccagatcaggcagctctccttATAGTTTTTGATCTACAAGACTGTCTTCGGGACAGTGTTTTGTTCGGGCCTCTCTATGGAGTATgtagctttgaaggacatggtcgcCATTCtgtggtgacactccacaaggtTCCCACGACAAATGCTTCACAGACAACAGTTtccccgacaattcgttcaggACTTACACGACAAATGGCTGAGCGACAGCTGGTCCCAGTTTTCGAACACGTTTCATCTTTGTCTGCACTGCTCTGATAAGAAAACTTTTTACCTTAGTCGTGGCAGAAAAGTTTGTCAAAGgcgtttttcataaaaatttgGATGAGATCTtgtccattttattttaattgattttactcattataacattttcattttcttttttttttttttcagaaagagaagaatttTCGATTTAGGTagtttacattatatttatttgCTAGATGCCTAAAAtactttcatatatatataaagtttccTTTATTTCAGCTGTTTCACATCTactccatccccccccccttttttttcctctttgtCCCTTCTCGTGTTCTATGACACATCTTaaattccgtttttttttttttaatttcgtgcaTTGCACAAAGTTGTCAAGACGTGATAAACAAACCTTTTTTTGTGCACAAGTCCCACTGTGTTGGTAGGAGGAACGTGATGGCATACGTCCCGGTTACCTCTTTAACTACCAGTTGAAGACACGCATAACGGCTTAAAGAATAGTCAAAGAATTAATCAAGATGTCCAATTAGTTAACACAAGATATGTTAATAGAATATGTTGGTTAAAGTTATAGAGAGCTGAACCTTCGTACAGTGTTTAGAGGTCGACTTGCTCCCTAGTCAGAGGTGACGTTTAAATTCATGAAACTATGTCTTGTCTTGTCAGGTCATGATTTGCTGAGCGTCTAGGGACTGGTCGGTTTCTTGTTCTTCATTATCTCAGCTATAACTACAAGCATTATACGACACTACTTTCTAAGCGCcgagaaaaataatttaaaaacaaaaacaacaacaacccagATTTGGTTCCATTTCCCCAAGTTCCTCACTGATTGTTGCACGAACATTTTTCTGGTGCACTATGAACCTAGCCTTTGTCCTATTTCATTGAACATAACATCACGTCAAGTGATTCTGACGCTTTGTGTTCAAATGAAATTCAAGCCtcgatttaaacaaaaaaacttctcTGACCTCGTTGATTGGCCGGGTCATTAGCGGCTCCAATAACAACTCAACCATAGCATTTTTGTCACACGTAAAATGTTGATTTGGTCTCATCTGCTTCCGCTGCGCCCTGGGGAGCGCCATCCTTGCACCGTACACCCGGGACGTGTCACTTCTCATTACGGACAGCTTATGAATTTCCCGAAGCACTTGTCTTGCACTGAAGGTGCTATGCTCCCTTGCGCTGGGGATGGTAACAGTCGCCCCAAGAGGTTAGCTAAATGATTCGCATTTTCGCCCGTTGACTCTGTCATTGTGGTCGCATTCATTCAGTTTAGCTCGGTGATCACCAAGTTTCACGTCACGCTCTGTTGATGCATCAAAACTTTATTGTCCTGTGCAGTTAGTTGGTTCGCCGAACAGGTCAATCAAAAGGTCACTTTCACTGCACGTGTAAACAATTGTacaagtttaattttatttatttctactcTCTGAGGACCCATGTGACAATCCGATCACTTTTTTCCCACCGTAATGTCCGTTTGTAGatttctatatatttaaaaaattatcagtGGTCCAAAAATTTAATAAAGCCAAGGGATATAGCTGAGGGTTAAAATGAAAcgaattttgtttaatatgtttgttactttaaaaatgttGGTTTATATTATTTGGGAAAAGTTAAATGATGGTGATTTTATATAAAGTTACCAGACAACAGCACTACTAGAGGAGGGGAAAAATGGAGGACAAAAAGGAGGACTAAGCCTTACCATGgaggacacacacaaaaacaagacaaactcacaaagtaaattttaaaaacaaatgttcaatTACGCAGTACTTATTGAAACCTTTCAGCCAATCAAATGCGTAAGATTTGTCTCTATTTAGTATCGTGTTTCTCAGACCCAACTGTTCTCATCAATGACACAAAATGTACTTGTGGAACGACACGCAcggaattttctttttttcgtaGTGCACATTGTGACAACAAATGGCCTCTCTATGGAAGATGTATTTCTCTCTTTGCCCACTGCACGCTGATTGACATTCAATTTATTATTGTGTCTCGGAATGCAAAATGAACACTAGCAGATCTTGATGCTCGGGACATTGTGGTTAGGACTTTGTGGTTAGAAACATATTGTGGTGTTGTGGTTGAAGCGATCTTTGCGCTTGAGAAGCTCTCGGCTTAGCCTGCTGATGTTCAACATTCTTCGATATTCATATGCCCCTTCATATACCAGTTGAATGATGTAGACTTGTCTGTGGTACCAGTTGAATGACGCAGGATAGTCTGTGGTACCAGTTGAATGATGTAGACTTGTCTGTGGTACCAGTTGAATGATGTAGACTTGTCTGTGGTACCAGTTGAATGATGCAGGCTAGTCTGTGGTACCAGTTGAATGACGCAGGCTAGTCTGTGGTACCAGTTGAATGATGTAGACTTGTCTGTGGTACCAGTTGAATGATGTAGACTTGTCTGTGGTACCAGTTGAATGATGCAGGCTAGTCTGTGGTACCAGTTGAATGATGTAGACTTGTCTGTGGTACCAGTTGAATGACGCAGGCTAGTCTGTGGTACCAGTTGAATGATGTAGACTTGTCTGTGGTACCAGTTGAATGACGCAGGCTAGTCTGTGGTACCAGTTGAATGATGTAGACTTGTCTGTGGTACCAGTTGAATGATGTAGACTTGTCTGTGGTACCAGTTGAATGATGCAGGCTAGTCTGTGGTACCAGTTGAATGATGTAGACTTGTCTGTGGTACCAGTTGAATGACGCAGGCTAGTCTGTGGTACCAGTTGAATGATGTAGACTTGTCTGTGGTACCAGTTGAATGATGTAGACTTGTCTGTGGTACCAGTTGAATGATGCAGGCTAGTCTGTGGTACCAGTTGAATGATGTAGACTTGTCTGTGGTACCAGTTAAATGACGCAGGCTAGTCTGTGGTACCAGTTGAATGATGTAGACTTGTCTGTGGTACCAGTTGAATGATGTAGACTTGTCTGTGGTACCAGTTGAATGATGCAGGCTAGTCTGTGGTACCAGTTGAATGATGTAGACTTGTCTGTGGTACCAGTTGAATGACGCAGGCTAGTCTGTGGTACCAGTTGAATGATGTAGACTTGTCTGTGGTACCAGTTGAATGATGCAGGCTAGTCTGTGGTACTTATGCAACAAAATACTATGTAAGCACAATGTCACGTGATAAATAAATGTCAAGGTCCAGGTTGTTTCAATTgtataaacaaaataacaaaataaaaacaactttctcTAATAGTACTATAAATAGCTAAGTGAGTTAAGGGTTTTGAGGAAGCTAATTTTAGAGAGGACACAAATACAAGTTAAAACAATTAGAATGGGTCAGTCAatacgtttcttttttttttctttcctgtctgttgGAGATTTAATTTCTGAAACTACTTCCACATATTCACCACCCACTATTCAATTGTTGCACACATATACTAGCAGAACGTGATGCCAACTTGTCATGTGTAGATATACTTCCAACTTTTAtgttcattgaaataaaaaaggatTATTAGAGGTCCACGTCTTAAAAGTGAACATTTGTCAAGATGGCTGCGGATGAAGTtacatgttgttttgtttccagAAATTTCTGTTGTTTTGTAACTAGTCTCTTTTAACCTTGACCTTATATTCTTGTGTATATTGGCAGACGTCAATCTTTATTGggctaatttaaatattttctgacAGTTAGCCTCGttacaatatttttgtttagtttcgTAGGCCCAGAACGTATTACTCACTTGTAAAGGGACTTTGTTTGTTTGCCTAATTTTAAAACACTGGATCCCTTTACGTTACTTCTAAACAAAACAGTATTAAAAATACGTAACATTGTGTAGAAATGACGagatttagttttattatttttattataattattgtttccattcttttttaaattaagttatcttatcttatacattgcTGACGTTTCAACAAAAGATAATCTCTTTGCGTCGTAACAAAGTTTTACACTTAATCCGAAAAtagaagtgagagaaataaacgtgtacaaaattgtactagatatagagacagacagacagacagacagagtgagttgtaaaaaataaaaaagaaagctaAGCTAAGATAAAAAGACAGATCTGCAAAATGACAAAAGGCTAACGAAAAACACGATGGAACGCTCGAAATcatcaaaaacaaattaattttttcttttcctaaaTTCCGTAGGCCAACAAACTGTCACACTACACGTCTGTCATAGAACTAGTGTTGCATTGTATAAACTGTCACACTACACGTCTGCCATAGAACTAGTGTTGCATTGTATAAACTGTCACACTACACGTCTGTCATAGAACTAGTGTTGCATTGTATAAACTGTCACACTACACGTCTGTCATAGAACTAGTGTTGCATTGTATAAACTGTCACACTACACGTCTGTCATAGAACTAGTGTTGCATTGTATAAACTGTCACACTACACGTCTGTCATAGAACTAGTGTTGCATTGTATAAACTGTCACACTACACGTCTGTCATAGAACTAGTGTTGCATTGTATAAACTGTCACACTACACGTCTGTCATAGAACTAGTGTTGCATTGTATAAACTGTCACACTACACGTCTGTCATAGAACTAGTGTTGCATTGTATAAACTGTCACACTACACGTCTGTCATAGAACTAGTGTTGCATTGTATAAACTGTCACACTACACGTCTGTCATAGAACTAGTGTTGCATTGTATAAACTGTCACACTACACGTCTGTCATAGAACTAGTGTTGCATTGTATAAACTGTCACACTACACGTCTGCCATAGAACTAGTGTTGCATTGTATAAACTGTCACACTACACGTCTGTCATAGAACTAGTGTTGCATTGTATAAACTGTCACACTACACGTCTGCCATAGAACTAGTGTTGCATTGTATAAACTGTCACACTACACGTCTGTCATAGAACTAGTGTTGCATTGTATAAACTGTCACACTACACGTCTGTCATAGAACTAGTGTTGCATTGTATAAACTGTCACACTACACGTCTGTCATAGAACTAGTGTTGCATTGTATAAACTGTCACACTACACGTCTGTCATAGAACTAGTGTTGCATTGTATAAACTGTCACACTACACGTCTGTCATAGAACTAGTGTTGCATTGTATAAACTGTCACACTACACGTCTGTCATAGTACTAGTGTTGCATTGTATAAACTGTCACACTACACGTCTGTCATAGAACTAGTGTTGCATTGTATAAACTGTCACACTACACGTCTGTCATAGAACTAGTGTTGCATTGTATAAACTGTCACACTACACGTCTGTCATAGAACTAGTGTTGCATTGTATAAACTGTCACACTACACGTCTGCCATAGAACTAGTGTTGCATTGTATTATCCACACGGTTTTCTTGTAAGCCGTGGCATCATaatctaatgtttaattcaaCTGCGCTTTTCGCAAGGGA is a genomic window containing:
- the LOC129926244 gene encoding mucin-1-like: MVTSFSSLEPYLDIVLDTATECVSLSRGSTEPVLLSRGSTEPVLLSRGSTEPVLLSRGSTEPVLLSRDSTEPVLLSRGSTEPVLLSRGSTEPVLLSRGSTEPVLSRGSTEPVLSRGTTEHVLLFRGSTEPVLLSRGSTEPVLLSRGSTEPVLLSRGSTELVLLSRGSTEPVLLSRGSTELVLLSRGSTEPVLLSRGSTEPVLSRGSTELVLLSRGSTEPVLSRGSTEPVLLSRGSTEPVLLSRGSTELVLLSRGSTEPVLSRGSTELVLLSRGSTEPVLLSRGSTEPVLSRGSTELVLLSRGSTEPVLSRGSTEPVLLFRGSTEPVLLSRGSTEPVLLSRGSTELVLLSRGSTEPVLLSRGSTELVLLSRGSTEPVLLSRGSTEPVLSRGSTELVLLSRGSTEPVLSRGSTEPVLLSRGSTEPVLLSRGSTEPVLSRGSTEPVLLSRGSTEPVLSRGSTEPVLSRGSTELVLCLSINDTHHHSRYGQARRSLSAVGDLSGQSVLMASSSRSVSNFRF